One window from the genome of Bufo bufo chromosome 4, aBufBuf1.1, whole genome shotgun sequence encodes:
- the LOC120999681 gene encoding gastrula zinc finger protein XlCGF57.1-like, with the protein MGDSYGHLHLSPFYEVEDNNTTQVNSITPNVPSVLHIGHLSTDTAGHKKPSVNQSLIGKTRTKQKSGKHFRKKSNLSLHERNPRDRSFSCSECVKSFTTQLILDRHQRTHTGEKPYSCSKCEKSFSTKFILVGHQRIHTGEKPYSCPECGKCFSLRSNLVGHLKIHVGEKPFLCSECGKCFNRKSSLVYHQKTHEREKSFPCSDCGKCFIQNSDLQRHQRTHTGEKPFSCPECGKCFSRKSHLEGHLRIHLGEKPFSCSGCGKSFSQKSDLHRHQKAHTGEKPYSCPECGKCFSLKSNLVSHLKIHLGEKPFSCSECGKCFSQKSYLVIHQRAHTGEKSFICPECGKYFGAKSLLIEHIRTHTGEKPFSCSECGKCFSTKSCLVRHQKTHTGEKPFSCLECGKCFSQKSCLVSHQRTHTGEKPFMCTECCKYFGRKSLLIKHLRTHTGEKPFSCSECGKCFTCESGLIHHRKTHSREKPFSCSDCGKSFSKKSNLVDHIRIHLGEKPFSCLECGKCFSQKSNLVSHLRIHLKEKPFSCPECGKSFSRKSSLAKHQRTHLGEKAC; encoded by the coding sequence ATGGGTGACTCCTATGGACatctccatttatctcccttttaTGAAGTAGAAGATAACAATACCACACAAGTTAATTCAATAACTCCTAATGTACCCTCAGTCCTTCACATCGGACATCTATCCACTGATACCGCTGGTCACAAGAAACCTTCAGTCAATCAATCACTGATTGGCAAAACAAGAACCAAACAGAAAAGTGGAAAACATTTTAGAAAGAAATCTAATCTTTCTTTGCATGAGAGAAATCCCAGAGATAggtcattttcatgctcagaatgtgtaaAATCTTTTACCACGCAATTAATTCTAgatagacatcagagaactcacacaggggaaaagccatattcatgttcaaaatgtgaaaaatctttttccacaaaatttaTTCTAGttggacatcagagaattcatacaggggagaagccatattcatgtccagaatgtggaaaatgttttagtcTAAGATCGAATCTTGTTGGCCATCTAAAAATCCACGTAGGGGAGAAGCCTTTtttgtgttcagaatgtgggaaatgcttcaaTCGAAAATCATCTCTTGTTTATCATCAGAAAACTCACGAAAGAGAGAAATCATTTCCATGTTCagattgtgggaaatgttttattcagAATTCGGATCTCCagagacatcagagaactcacacgggggagaagccattttcatgtcctgaatgtgggaaatgttttagtcggAAATCACATCTTGAGGGACATCTAAGAATTCActtaggggagaagccattttcatgttcaggatGTGGGAAGTCTTTTAGTCAGAAATCGGATCTTCATAGACATCAAAaagctcacacaggggagaagccatattcgtgtcctgaatgtgggaagtgttttagtctGAAATCAAATCTTGTGAGTCATCTTAAAATACActtaggggagaagccattttcatgttcagaatgtgggaaatgtttcagtcagaaatcatatcttgttatacatcagagagctcacacaggggagaagtcatttatatgtcctgaatgtgggaagtattttggtGCGAAATCATTACTCATAGAACAtataagaactcacacaggggagaagccattttcatgctcagaatgtgggaagtgttttagtacAAAATCgtgtcttgttagacatcagaaaactcacactggggagaagccattttcatgtcttgaatgcgggaaatgttttagtcagaaatcatgTCTTGTttcacatcagagaactcacacaggagagaagccgtttatGTGTACTGAGTGTTGTAAGTACTTTGGTAGGAAATCATTGCTTATAAAACAtctaagaactcacacaggggagaagccattctcatgttcagaatgtgggaaatgttttacctgTGAATCAGGCCTTATTCACCATCGGAAAACTCACTCGcgggagaaaccattttcatgttcagattgTGGAAAAAGTTTTAgtaagaaatcaaatcttgtggaTCATATAAGAATCCActtaggggagaagccattttcatgtttagaatgtggaaaatgttttagtcagaaatctaATCTTGTGAGCCATCTAAGAATCCACTTAAAGGAGAAGCCATTTtcgtgtcctgaatgtgggaaatcttttagTCGAAAATCAAGTCTTGctaaacatcagagaactcacttgGGGGAGAAGGCATGTTAA